Part of the Pseudomonas sp. Leaf58 genome is shown below.
ACTTCGGTGTCAACACACCCGAGCTGATCAAAGCGATTTCGTTCTTCGTCGCCTTCTTTGTCATTTCCTACCTGCACATTGTGGTTGGTGAGCTGGCCCCCAAGTCCTGGGCCATCCGCAAGCCCGAGCTGTTGTCGCTGTGGACCGCGGTGCCGCTGTACCTGTTCTACTGGGCGATGTACCCGGCCATCTACCTGCTCAATGCCAGCGCCAACACCATCCTGCGCATTGCCGGCCAAGGCGAGCCCGGCCCGCACCACGAACACCATTACAGCCGAGAAGAGCTCAAGCTGATCCTGCACTCCAGCCGTGGCCAGGACCCAAGCGACCAAGGCATGCGCGTGCTGGCCTCGGCCGTGGAAATGGGCGAGCTAGAGGTGGTCGACTGGGCCAACTCCCGCGAGGACATGGTCAGCATCGATGCGCATGCGCCGTTGAAGCAGATCCTGGCCCTGGTGCGCCGGCACAAGTTCAGCCGCTACCCGGTATACGACGCCGAACGTGAGGAGTTCACCGGCCTGTTGCATATCAAGGACCTGTTGCTGGAGCTGGCCGAACTCGAGCACTTGCCAGAAACCATCGACCTGGACGATCTCGCCCGGCCGCTGGAGCGCGTATCGCGGCACATGCCGCTGTCGCAACTGCTGGAGCAGTTCCGCAAGGGCGGCGCGCACTTCGTGCTGGTGGAGGAAGCCGATGGCAAGGTAATCGGCTACCTGACCATGGAAGACGTGCTGGAAGTGCTGGTGGGCGACATTCAGGACGAGCACCGCAAGACCGAGCGCGGCATCCTCGCCTACCAACCGGGCAAGCTGCTGGTACGGGGCGACACGCCGCTGTTCAAGGTCGAGCGCCTGCTGGGCATCGACCTCGACCACATCGAGGCGGAAACCCTGGCCGGGCTGATCTACGAGACGCTCAAGCGCGTGCCTGAAGAAGAGGAAGTGCTGGAGGTCGAAGGGCTGCGCATCATCATCAAGAAGATGAAAGGGCCGAAGATCGTGCTGGCCAAGGTGCTGAAGCTGGATTGAGATTCTGGGGCCGCTTTGCGGCCCGGTAATTTCAAGGGTTACCCGCCGTGAAGTCAGGCATCCCGCTGATCGGCCGATCGAACCGGTAAGGTATCGATTCCAGCGCCAACCCCACATTGCGCTGCACCACAAAATGCAGGTGCGGCCCGGTGCTGTTGCCGGTATTACCCGACTTGGCCAGCACCTGCCCCTGACGTACTCGTTGCCCTTCCGCCACCACCACCGAACCGCGCATCAGGTGCAGGTACACGCCCATGGTGCCGTCCGCGTGCAGAACCCTCACAAAGTTGCCGGACGGGTTGGGCGCGCGGCCGCTTTGGCTGTTTTCCGTCTTCACCACCACGCCTTCTCGCGCGGCAATGATGGTGGTGCCTTCAGGCATGGCGATATCCATGGCATAACGGCCTTTGGGCCCAAAATGGCTGATACGGCCATTGGGGCCCTGGGTGACACGGAACGGCCCGCCGAGCCAAGGGAACGCATAGCGAAAGCCCAGTGGCCGCTTGCTGGGGTCACCCATGGCCTGCAGCAGGGTCGAGCGGTAGTTCAACAGCAGCCCGGGGCGCCCCCTGAGCACGCTGAGCATTTGCGTGGTGCGCGGCGGCAGTACCCGGCGCACCATGCGCGGCGAATCGCCGCCTTGCGCGTTCACCAGGTTGTCCAGGCGCAATTCCACCTCCACCGGCACATGCAGTTCATTACGTGCTGAGAAGCTGACCCCGCCATCGAAGGTTTTCGCGTTCAACAGCACCTGGCCTTCGAGCATTTCGACCATGGGTTCACGCAGCACCAAAGGTTTGGCGCCGGGGCCAGGCCGGTCAGAATAGGAGATAACACCGGAATCGTCGGTGATCTTGTAGAGGGTCACACCCAGGCTCGACGCCGAGGCCATGAGCAATGCGCAGAACAGCAGCAGGCGGGCGGGCATGATAGTGGCTTTTTGACAGTTGAGATCTGTCGAAGCCTAGCAGCGGGTTTTGCGGCGGGTATTGCAGTTGGTCGGATGGCATCAGCAGGGCCGGCCCTATCGCCGGCAAGCCAGCTCCCACAGGAAGTGCACAAGGCCAGCGGTTGTCGCTGTACCTGTGGGTGGCTTGGCGGCGATAAGTCCAGTGGCCGTTACTCAGCCGCCAGGGGTAAAGTGCTTTTGCGCGGTCCCACGGGCAATCAGCCGCGACAGATAGTCGAGCTTCTGGGCATCCTGGTCGACGAACTTGAACGTTAGCTGCAGCCAATCACTGTCGGGCTTAGGCTCCAGTGCCGCAACAGCATGCAGGTAGCCGTTCAGGCGCGCGACTTCGGCGCTCTCGCCCTGCTCCAGGTCCAGCACGGCGCCTTCCAGCACCTGTGGCAGCGCTTCGCCGCGGCGTACCACCAGCAACGCCTCTTTCAGGCTCAGCGCCTTGATCACGCACGGCTGCATGCCGCTGGCAAGGCGCAACTGGCCTTGGCCACGGCCAGCCGGCGCGGGGGCGGCTGACGCGGGTGCAGTAACCACTGGCTTGGACGGCGCCGGTGCCGCTGCGGGGGGCGTCACCTTGGCCACTTCGGGCTTGCCGGCAGTCAGGGCATTCAGCGAGTCATTGGCGAACGCCGAATTGATCCGGGCCGGGCCGCCGGCCATCAGGCTGTCGAGCTTGCCGATTTTGGTCAGGGCCTTTTTCACTTTGGTGA
Proteins encoded:
- a CDS encoding hemolysin family protein, whose amino-acid sequence is MDPSPGISLTSLFADFGMIIFALLLVLLNGFFVAAEFAMVKLRSTRVESIAEQHGWRGNILRKVHNQLDAYLSACQLGITLASLGLGWVGEPAFAHLLEPLLAYFGVNTPELIKAISFFVAFFVISYLHIVVGELAPKSWAIRKPELLSLWTAVPLYLFYWAMYPAIYLLNASANTILRIAGQGEPGPHHEHHYSREELKLILHSSRGQDPSDQGMRVLASAVEMGELEVVDWANSREDMVSIDAHAPLKQILALVRRHKFSRYPVYDAEREEFTGLLHIKDLLLELAELEHLPETIDLDDLARPLERVSRHMPLSQLLEQFRKGGAHFVLVEEADGKVIGYLTMEDVLEVLVGDIQDEHRKTERGILAYQPGKLLVRGDTPLFKVERLLGIDLDHIEAETLAGLIYETLKRVPEEEEVLEVEGLRIIIKKMKGPKIVLAKVLKLD
- a CDS encoding peptidoglycan DD-metalloendopeptidase family protein, with the protein product MPARLLLFCALLMASASSLGVTLYKITDDSGVISYSDRPGPGAKPLVLREPMVEMLEGQVLLNAKTFDGGVSFSARNELHVPVEVELRLDNLVNAQGGDSPRMVRRVLPPRTTQMLSVLRGRPGLLLNYRSTLLQAMGDPSKRPLGFRYAFPWLGGPFRVTQGPNGRISHFGPKGRYAMDIAMPEGTTIIAAREGVVVKTENSQSGRAPNPSGNFVRVLHADGTMGVYLHLMRGSVVVAEGQRVRQGQVLAKSGNTGNSTGPHLHFVVQRNVGLALESIPYRFDRPISGMPDFTAGNP
- a CDS encoding response regulator → MSKVNVLVVDDAPFIRDLVRKCLRNAFPGMAIDDAVNGRKAMAMLGKEAFDLVLCDWEMPEMSGLELLTWCRQQPALKNLQFIMVTSRGDKENVIQAIQAGVSDFVGKPFTNEQLLTKVKKALTKIGKLDSLMAGGPARINSAFANDSLNALTAGKPEVAKVTPPAAAPAPSKPVVTAPASAAPAPAGRGQGQLRLASGMQPCVIKALSLKEALLVVRRGEALPQVLEGAVLDLEQGESAEVARLNGYLHAVAALEPKPDSDWLQLTFKFVDQDAQKLDYLSRLIARGTAQKHFTPGG